Below is a genomic region from Gadus morhua chromosome 4, gadMor3.0, whole genome shotgun sequence.
GTGTCAGCAGGGCctacagaacacacactcacagagaccaGGTCCTGGGGAGAATGTTAATGCTGGCCGCCATCTGTCGCTCCATGATGGCTCTGTGGAAGAAAAGGAAAACGTTGCATGGCGGCGAATCGTTCCAAAGCAGAGAGGTTCAGAGATAGAAACATTGACCACGTAAAAAATATGGTTTGAGGCTTTGCCGTGAGCAGATACAGCATACAACCCAACCCCTCTTTAGTATTCAAATGGAGGGACAGCAACGCAAAAAAATAGGAGAAAAGAGCAGGCCCCGGCTCTCAGAAGACATAACAGGCCGTGGCCTCACTCGTATCTCAGGGCCAGAGCAAAGATCCTAACTTTCTCCAAAGTACTCCCTGACCAATTTCAAGGTTGAGGAAACCTTCAGAAATTGTCTCAGAATAATGTTTTACCACAACACTTTGAGTTTAATAAGTGCAGCGCAACTGATCAAtgatttatacacacacacacacacaacacagagtgacagagtgacggGTTGGCATGCGGGAGGCCAGCCGGCGCTACAGGGGCCTACCTGCCGATGTCCTGGGCCACCTGCTCGTTAGGGGTGCCGATCAGCAGGACCGAGTTGTGGCCCGCTACAGGGGTCCCAGTGATGACGGCGTAGAGCCGAGCCCCCATGGACCACAGACCGGGGTACAACGCCACGGACAGGAACACCAGcttcaggggggtgggggtgagggaggaggggttgggggttatagggtggaggaggttaaGCTGACATCACATGGCGGAAAAAACGATCTGACACATACATGCTCTGATTTGAAGTTATAGCAAAGAGAATTGTTTCTGTTAGGAGGAAGTTTTAATCATGTATTATGTTCTAgagcaggcctattcaactagcggcccgtgggccaaatgcggcccctcttaatttttttctggcccgcaagaggttgcatgcaaaaaataaataaaataaaggagaaacatagttgcatgcaaatcaggtttccgtGTGTAggcggtgatactagccagtatccgTAACCCACAaccaggaactggcatcacttattctgacaatgtttggctcaaccgatatctgagtctagcttttctcatatgaatgccatcagaacaagggagtgtctcaggatgagccaaactaggcaaaccagtcggtgcaatctttctcactgactcagtggctcaaaatgtctcatatgtacagtagttctgttttgtgatgattcaaacaacattgttgaattctaaatacgtgtccaaaatatgtgagaacaaaatcttttataatgatatgattaaaagtgaagaaggaaggaatgcgtctgacaagtttattccatgtagtagtactatatatattaagttaacactactttaagtaagatttatttgtagcgattcattcacatagttttactctgtgtggcccatgaacccccagtggttttccttttcgtcccacttgttaaggaggttgaatagccctgttCTAGAGGAATGCGTGCGTCGGATGACGTTGGTGTGTTAGAATTGATAATGAGGCTATAATGGCAGAGTCATTAACAGTATTAATATTATGATAATTGTAATTATTATGAGCAACAGTATAGTAATCAAAGGCAAAGTTAGTAGTGATTGCAGGCGAGAAGTAGACGTGTGCTCCTATTTGACAGAGGCGCTCTCCTTATAACCTGTAGGTGAGCGGGTCGGAAGCGGTGGGTTTGGATGTTATTGCTCCTAGCATGATAATCCACTGGCTACATGGCCATTGATAACAGGCATCAGACCAAGATCGGATCAAACACATACGTTTACCCTGAATAAAATATGTGTATAACAAGTGCATACGGAGTAATCACATTAATCATCATGTCCTACTTACCAAACATAAAACACCCAAGGAACGAAAGGTAGTGTGAAAGATAGACTCTTTGCAGCATCGCTGCCCCTCCATCCTACGGGCAACAAATGGCATTCCTAGTCTCTCCTAGTTGAATGCTCGCGTCTTTCCAAAGCGTGTCATCTCACTACGGAATGCCCGGAACGGGGTGCTTCAATTGGGCGTTGTTcacgagagagagggcgggatcGATTCGCGTTTCAGTTACAAGAGTTTAGTGGCGAGAGAGGGACTAGAAGGATATCCGATTCCCTTACGGATAACAGTCAAATAAAGACATATTTAttctcattttcttttttgtgggTATTCTTGTCTTGTTCTTAATCTTCTAGCTCCGCGGACTATTCCTTGGCGTACAGTGCCCATAGGAAGTAGAAGACCGGAAATTGTATTGCGCTAGACCGGGATAACGCTTCAATCCAGGATCCTTCTCAGCCTTGTTAAGCGCATTCATAAGGAGACATGCTTGTCTGATGCACACGATAATTATTCCCTTAAAAATGGGGTAATTTCAGTGTTTCCGTTTAAAACGAACCTAAGACTAACTAATTCTTGTCAGAGCATATTTTGTTTGAATTCTTTCCCAAATTACTGTCTACGTATGAATGTGATAAACTTGGCAGGTTGCAGTCGGACGTCCAGTGTCGGGAGAACGAACATCGCATCCGCTACGATTGGCTACGTGACATTCCATCGTCCAATCAGACGTCTGGCTTCTGACCTGGGTCGTAATCGGCTTTGGTGTCTGATTAAAGGCTTTTGCCTTCGTGGCTCGAGGTGGAATCACTTCTCATCACTAGATATGACACAAACATGATGCCGTGTGAGCTCTGTCTATCAAGTAggtctatctgcagccggagccatatgccaaacacgcccattgctcgtGTCAAACACGCCCACCAATAAACAGCGCCACAGCGCTCCATTCACTTTGCACAGCGCTCCATTCACTTAGTATAGAATGCAAACAAACTCATAAAAACGTAATAAAACATGCCGTTCATAAATACACGTTACTGTGTTTAAAGCGACGACTCTTGTCTGTCTATACGAGCTGTTTGTGTTAAAAAATAATCCACCCATTGACATCTTAAATGTCCACTTACTGTCTCAGTGATGGTGGATTAAAAACGCGACTCGTCGGACCTATGGTTTAGACCTGCTGCAAACGGTACCGACCCCGaagcaggggtggactggccatctggcataccgggcgtcgtcccggtgggccgttgacccaatgtgggccggtccggtccgctatgttcctctctctctaaattccctccaattgggccggccaatgggctacagagagctagcagtgtgttgccagcatcgacgcatattattggtctatgtttgtcattgtcaatcaatcatgggctgactggctcagagagccctgacagtgctgtcaatcacaacacaaaccagggttggcgggacctcatggcatggtcCGGAGCCGGGAGCCGGTACggagctgaaaacgcccgggtggtGCTGAAAAACGGCGACTTAAGCCTCTGGAGATggaagttaaatgttcaaaattgacagacctatttggtgccagggtccacaccccagcaggtgctgctgcgccaggagacgagcgagtggaggcatatatgctaagtaacgttagcctaggctacattttgagacacgTACAAAACcaagtagaaaacgtttttacattgaatgtgatgtgacctaattagctgcatacttgtgacaacatattagcccagagttgaagggctgtgactgttggtagttgtggttgactttgtttaaataggccgaattgtgatattattggttattattgttcagatgatttggctaagctagctaacagctgctaacgtcagcagtcccttgttgccatagcaacagtaaacattgacatggactaataatgagctgtaaatagagatgcagaatcaagctgtattgtaaatacagatgtgacactttgaattttagcacaaaatacaagtaaacctattggaaataattcgtttaatttgcaatatttgcctttgaatttattgtaatctttcaattcatttattgtttactgaggtgatgactatttcgagaggaatgcaatatgtgtatgtttaaaggtttatgtgaagaaacatactatatgtgtgataaaatgacaattggttattcataaatgtctctttatattctctgctaccatcatctcctgtcaaactggttttcctcacctgctagaagttattctatgagagagagagagagagagagagagagagagagagagagagagagagagagagagagagagagagagagagagagagagagcttctcttGACTTTGTGAGTTTATTATGCAACTCGTTTgcctcagattgaaacaaaaggtttgattatgattatttcctggttgaagattttcacatcgattttaatttcaaacatttgcatatcttttaagttaaATGAACAGTTATGCAAGTAggccgaattacaggtctgaatagatatgcattctcatatacatgtatgtgcacatgtatacatacatgtgcacatacacgtgtatgagaatatgagaagtatatgagaaaaaaaattcaattctctatttatggtttcataatgactgagtcaccgttaaaacaaattggtttcagctctaatgatgttactgtctgtaatatgtttctatttagattatttgtcaggagattttgttattattgtccgagtctggttttaactaatgctgggcttacaccaaacgattttcacagtcacagactaataactgcaagagaggatttagtgttggatcatgtgtgatatttaacaagggttttgtagtagatatggcgggtggacatgcagcaaccacaggttgtctgttaacttcctgttcgggtttcacacctttattgtcagcagcacaagaaacacaaacttgaaaaacaaaaaactgtactattattcggatataggttcttcccgttcgtctcctcccacccctagtgctaataatgtagtgggctggtctggagagaaaatgccagggctgaatttttctcccagtccacccctgccccGAAGTCCCTTCCCATGAATGGACCCGAGTCCCTGCCCCATACCCAAATACCTACACATATAGTGGTCTCTCAAAGTTTTCCTCCACTTTTGTGATGTAGGCTACTGATCCTGGTGCCTCTCTTCTTATCCACCGTTTCCTGAAGGGATCACAGCTTTTTCTTAGGTTTACAAACCGCTtaaacatttgaataacttTTATTGAGTGTGCGGATTAACACAAAACAGCTTTTAGGGATGTTGTGACTGGTTGTGGATCAACCTGGATCATGAACTCAGACGCAAAGAGCATGTCTTCTCCTTAAGGAAAGCCATATAGCCTCTGTTAAATCTGTTAAAAGCATGtttttcttaattttgtaaGCTTTGCAAAAATCTCATGCTTAAGACATTTCAGAATATTTCTATCTAGAAAAGAAATAAAAGTAAACCAGTGGCAACAGAGAATCAGGACTTGGACCCTTATTATTGTATTGAAAAGCTCCCAATAAAtccaaaaatgtgtgtgtcgTAAACCACAACTCGAACATTGTGATGATACATATTGGTTAAAGGTGAAGACAGCAGATTGCACTAGAGACTTTACATACAGTAGCATCATGTTCTCACCTCAAAATATTGGCATAAACCTTTGAATATAAAAAGCTCCATACCAaaagtattttaattattaaagcCTGTACCAATAAATGACTTAATGGTTGGTTCAATGAGAGATGTGTCTTCTTTGAAGCTGAAGACATCTTTGTCCATGGTAACTCCACTGCCCTAAATGGATGCACAAATTCACATTAGTACAGCTCTGATTTTTCAATGCAATTAACTTTATACTAACCATCTCCTTAGAAGGAAAGCTGTAAGGCCTCTTATTGTAAGCATGGTCCTCGTCAGAGTTCAATGGTATCTGTAAACCAAACATCATTATTGCGCCATCATGTTTAATATGTCGTCATTAATTGCAGCAGGTTGAAATATGTTTGAAGAAACTGTCCTTCTTCACCATCATTTTTGAGCATGAAATGCAGTGATAATGGCTCTCATCTTAACAGCCAAGGTCACATTTGAATATGTGATGTcctaaaaaaaaaggcagaaaagGTGAATAAGAAGTTTTCATAGAAACAtaccaaatatttttttagagAGCAATACATATTGATATAATACAACCTTCTCCTAGAACATAATTATCATGTCTATAACCTGAACTTTTACAGGGTGAATGTGTGATGAAACAGGATGGATATAATACACATACATTGATTTTTTATATTTAGGACACTACACCTTAGGGGAACAGGGACCATTCGAAATGtaaatttaaaaaatgttatCGAATAGATGGACTTACCGCAATACTTCACAACGGACCGCTGATGTGTCTGCAAATGAGCAGTAAGCTCAGGGTACCCCCCTGTCTTGTGGCATAACGAACACTGGAAAGTATCTATGTCCAATCTGGTGAGCTCCGGGCATGCACCATCTTTAGTCTATAGGAGAAGTTATATAATTAATATGTTAGTTTGATATTGGAAAATTCCCAAGGCACTAACAAGAGCAATTTAAAAAAAGCCTTCCTGTTAGCAGTTTGAAAAATACAACATTTTACTACaaagtttgtttatttaaaattgTTCTGGTATAAGACTGCCTCtagctaagctacccaaagctaaagttacatgtatcagccggattagcccgtcactgaaattaaccctgccactgaagaaccggttcctgccacttcaagagtccacgaacgcgcctgccacccatgcacccctgagccccgagatgcgtccggacggacagtgcggacagagacggaacaagaaccagtcaccatggaggcgagctgcgcatgcctcggccacctgtgcacccctgacccctgaaatgtgtccggacagacggtacggacagagatggaacaaccagtcgccacggaggcgggctgcgcatgtgtctgccaccgtccaacaagggcccatctcagagaaagcagatgaaccagacactctgattataggagactcaaccatcaaggatataaccggtaagaagatcaaaacatgcaacttcccatatggaatggttagtgatatcaaccataaactagccaaaatcatattggaaaaccccaaaatctcaccgattattgtgcatgcaggaattaatgatattcaaagagaacagtcagaacttctgaagagggattacactgatctattggatacactggacaaaatacacatcaagtcattcatcagtggacccataccagcagttgacaggggaataaactagagctgtcagttaaacgcgttattaacggcgttaacgcaaaccaatttaacggcgttcaattttttatcgcgcgattaacgcaattattttatataaaaaagaataaaaaaacttttttttttttttttctttggctcaaaacaaagaagcagtagcctgactgctatgttcaaatgacatttgttcaaagcagtcgtttaattgcactataggctctttttttgtatcatcctgttttgatcagtgtatatgccaatgttgttatcaataaaaaaatcatttgcacaaggcaagccgatgcacttcaccatgttgataagagaattaaaatgagaagaattatgggacaaaaaaatcaagggatatttagcatagaaaaagaatttgcgattaatcgcgattaattagagttaattgtgacattaatgcgattaatcacgattaaatattttaatcgcttgacagctctagaataaacagattcagtcgtctacttgtactgaatacatggctttccagagtctgcaatgaaagaggaaggggctttattgacaatttcaacttattctgggggcgcaaatatcttttcagagcagatggcctacacccaaacaggttaggctcaaaactgttgagggacaatcttctcttctcactttcccacaaatctccatggtctgacgcacaggccacagtcagtgcacaggttgagaagaagcgagactacagcctcccccacacatctactctgccactatctgacacacagatagcagacagcccacagaccttgaagagagacaacagcccgcccgacgccatcaacactgtgccttcgcccatcgctgatgctggcttggcgaggaacggccacccccctcctctgcattcccccatcgacgatgacctccagccccaatgtctcctccctttgcgatttccagccgaatttaagaaactggaatatgttggcatcaaacttgcatctgtgtcaatgatagcatcgccacgtcatggccacaggctgataacaccaaagaggatggcgccccagccccccccctgtactgatagtagtcctgagtataattactgagacaaaaaagggttcagccgtagacgcagtataaaggaagtttcacataatctgctggttgcctacgtcaaagaagggcaactttcgcattcatgctgtaaccactaagagagtaaacaaagggaaacttagacacactgctaacctcacaaatctcatatctattgcctccaaaccaaaaacaacctttaagcctatcaacaacaccatcaggatggctctacttaatgtgaggtctcttaataacaaatcatttttagttaatgattttattaccacttctaaactggattttatgctttcaactgaaacatggctggaacaaattaacagtgcaactgttctgatagagacagctcctcccaactataattttttgatgcatgtagatctggaaaaagaggtggaggggttgctgctatatttaaaaatgtatttcaggggaaacagatgttatttggtgattttccatcattcaaataccttagtgctgtattgaaat
It encodes:
- the zgc:63972 gene encoding protein CutA homolog isoform X2, giving the protein MEGQRCCKESIFHTTFRSLGVLCLLVFLSVALYPGLWSMGARLYAVITGTPVAGHNSVLLIGTPNEQVAQDIGRAIMERQMAASINILPRTWSLYYWKGEVQEATEIVMVHPSLREPGRPEHGGGVHRCVLREVDGRGGPGRLTGQPGGVTPPDTHPPLHADLREPEP
- the zgc:63972 gene encoding protein CutA homolog isoform X1 → MPFVARRMEGQRCCKESIFHTTFRSLGVLCLLVFLSVALYPGLWSMGARLYAVITGTPVAGHNSVLLIGTPNEQVAQDIGRAIMERQMAASINILPRTWSLYYWKGEVQEATEIVMVHPSLREPGRPEHGGGVHRCVLREVDGRGGPGRLTGQPGGVTPPDTHPPLHADLREPEP
- the zgc:63972 gene encoding protein CutA homolog isoform X3 — protein: MPFVARRMEGQRCCKESIFHTTFRSLGVLCLLVFLSVALYPGLWSMGARLYAVITGTPVAGHNSVLLIGTPNEQVAQDIGRAIMERQMAASINILPRTWSLYYWKGEVQEATEIVMLVKTKTSKIQKLVDYVRSIHPYENPDVLSMAVGYTGASYVRWMDEAVPDD